A section of the Alligator mississippiensis isolate rAllMis1 chromosome 8, rAllMis1, whole genome shotgun sequence genome encodes:
- the CDC37 gene encoding hsp90 co-chaperone Cdc37 encodes MVDYSVWDHIEVSDDEDETHPNIDTASLFRWRHQARMERMEQFQKEKEELDKSCRECKRKLAECQRKMMELQLAAPGSGQAELQRLQAEAQQLRSEERGWENKLEELRKKEKNMPWNVDTLSKDGFSKSVFNIKTEEKDESEEQKEKKHKTFVQKYEKQIKHFGMLRRWDDSQKYLSDNPHLVCEETANYLVIWCIDLEVEEKHALMEQVAHQTIVMQFILELAKSLKVDPRACFRQFFTKIKTADQQYMEGFNDELEAFKERVRGRAKVRIEKAMKEYEEEERQKRLGPGGLDPVEVYESLPSELQKCFDVKDVQMLQDTISKMDPTEAKYHMQRCIDSGLWVPNAKATEGAEKGGAEAEPVYEELAKEGGEEEK; translated from the exons ATGGTGGACTATAGCGTGTGGGACCATATCGAGGTGTCGGACGATGAGGATGAGACGCACCCCAACATCGACACCGCCAGTCTCTTCCGATGGCGGCACCAG GCCCGCATGGAGCGCATGGAGCAGTTCcaaaaggagaaggaggagctggATAAGAGCTGCCGGGAGTGCAAGCGCAAGCTGGCCGAGTGCCAGAGAAAGATGATGGAGCTACAGCTGGCAGCACCGGGTAGTGGGCAGGCCGAGCTGCAGCGGCTGCAGGCTGAGGCACAGCAGCTGCGCAgtgaggagaggggctgggagaacaAGCTGGAGGAGCTGCGCAAGAAAGAGAAGAACATGCCCTGGAATGTGGACACTCTCAGCAAGGATGGCTTCAGCAAG AGTGTCTTCAACATCAAGACTGAGGAGAAGGATGAGTCAGAGGAGCAGAAGGAGAAGAAGCACAAGACATTCGTGCAGAAGTATGAGAAGCAGATCAAGCACTTTG GGATGCTGCGGCGCTGGGATGATAGCCAGAAGTACCTGTCTGACAACCCGCACCTCGTGTGCGAAGAGACAGCCAACTACTTGGTTATCTGGTGCATCGACTTGGAGGTGGAGGAG aaacATGCGCTGATGGAGCAggtggcccaccagaccattgTCATGCAGTTCATCCTGGAATTGGCCAAGAGCCTCAAGGTGGATCCCAGGGCTTGCTTCAGGCAGTTCTTCACCAAGATCAAG ACAGCTGACCAGCAGTACATGGAGGGCTTCAATGATGAGCTGGAAGCCTTCAAGGAGCGGGTACGAGGCCGTGCCAAGGTGCGCATCGAGAAGGCCATGAAAGAGTATGAGGAGGAGGAGCGGCAGAAGCGGCTGGGCCCTGGTGGGCTCGACCCTGTGGAGGTCTACGAGTCACTACCTTCC gagctgcagaAGTGTTTTGACGTAAAGGATGTCCAGATGCTTCAGGATACCATCAGCAAGATGGACCCCACT GAAGCTAAGTACCACATGCAGCGTTGCATTGACTCTGGGCTGTGGGTGCCGAATGCAAAGGCGACAGAGGGTGCGGAGAAAGGCGGCGCCGAAGCTGAGCCCGTCTACGAGGAGTTGGCGAAGGAGGGCGGCGAGGAGGAGAAGTGA